The following proteins come from a genomic window of Triticum aestivum cultivar Chinese Spring chromosome 6A, IWGSC CS RefSeq v2.1, whole genome shotgun sequence:
- the LOC123132069 gene encoding uncharacterized protein, producing the protein MIWVLFIMQLASHGTRDDEGTQLVPLCDQEATSDSQEIFSQSDTAGSSTEYLGSCEIKPLIVEDENHNIDADEDTHLVIQDFPQCRICLDNEGDDLIAPCNCKGTQKYVHRSCLDNWRSTKEGFAFSHCTECRAAFLLRANVPPDRWWLRLKFQLLVARDHTLIFFIVQLVVVLLGMLVYRFYGDELQEMFGYEQHPYAFYALAILAVILVGLLYGFFIAIICGQRITERHYHVLAKQELTKEYIVEDLEGADPVADLDPSHVTELRTLGLY; encoded by the exons ATGATTTGGGTATTGTTCATAATGCAGTTGGCTTCACATGGCACCCGAGATGACGAAGGGACACAGCTGGTGCCCCTTTGTGACCAGGAAGCAACGTCAGATTCGCAGGAGATATTTTCGCAATCTGACACCGCAGGAAGCTCCACCGAGTATCTGGGCTCATGTGAAATCAAGCCATTGATTGTTGAGGATGAAAACCACAATATCGATGCGGATGAAGATACCCATCTTGTCATTCAAGACTTTCCACAATGCCGGATTTGCCTTGATAATGAAG GTGATGACTTAATTGCGCCATGCAATTGCAAGGGCACACAAAAGTATGTCCATAGGTCCTGTCTTGATAACTGGAGATCAACAAAG GAAGGTTTTGCATTTTCACATTGCACTGAGTGTCGGGCAGCATTCTTACTTCGTGCAAATGTTCCTCCAGATCGATGGTGGTTAAGGCTCAAGTTTCAACTTCTGGTTGCTAGAGATCACACATTGATCTTTTTCATTGTACAACTG GTTGTTGTTTTATTGGGTATGCTGGTATACAGATTTTATGGAGATGAGCTGCAAGAAATGTTTGGCTATGAACAGCATCCTTATGCTTTTTATGCATTGGCAA TACTGGCTGTTATTTTGGTTGGTTTGCTATATGGATTCTTCATAGCTATAATATGTGGACAGAGGATCACCGAACGGCACTAccatgttcttgcaaagcaagagTTAACCAAG GAGTATATCGTAGAGGATCTTGAAGGAGCTGATCCAGTGGCAGACCTTGATCCTAGCCATGTCACGGAGCTGAGGACGCTGGGACTCTATTGA